A single region of the Pontibacter kalidii genome encodes:
- a CDS encoding fatty acid desaturase family protein, with product MKLKGKVKFVNKDRNLFFATLRKRVDTYFSENNLSKSGNSKLLVKSIILLLLYLIPFAGLLAFTPSLGISLALWFMMGIGVAGVAMSVMHDANHGAFSKSKTINYLMAHSVNLLGASAFNWKLQHNILHHTYTNVVEMDEDIDDIVFMRFSPHTKVKFYHKIQWAYAFMFYGLLTLYWVILKDFLQFFRYIRNGVNANSKAKNQVAFAKIVAFKVLYFFSILVAPTLLFGIPFWEVVLGFLLMHFVSGIILSTVFQLAHTVEGTSHPLPSESGTIENDWAIHQLNTTANFSRRSRLLSWYVGGLNFQVEHHLFPRISHVHYPAIADIVKDTAAEFGIPYIESETLVQAVRSHLATLHRFGRLQLPRLSEVMA from the coding sequence ATGAAATTAAAAGGCAAAGTAAAATTCGTCAATAAAGACAGAAACCTCTTTTTCGCCACTTTGCGCAAGCGCGTCGATACCTATTTTTCAGAGAACAATCTTTCCAAGTCGGGCAATAGTAAGTTGCTGGTAAAGAGTATTATACTGCTGTTACTATACCTTATTCCCTTTGCAGGGCTGCTTGCCTTCACGCCATCCCTGGGTATAAGCCTGGCGCTTTGGTTCATGATGGGAATTGGCGTGGCCGGCGTGGCGATGAGTGTGATGCACGACGCCAACCACGGCGCTTTCTCCAAAAGCAAAACCATCAATTACCTGATGGCGCACTCCGTGAACCTGCTGGGCGCGTCGGCCTTTAACTGGAAGCTGCAGCATAACATCCTCCACCATACCTACACCAATGTGGTGGAGATGGACGAGGACATCGACGACATTGTGTTCATGCGCTTCTCGCCGCACACCAAGGTGAAGTTCTACCATAAGATACAATGGGCTTACGCCTTTATGTTCTATGGCCTGCTCACGCTGTACTGGGTTATCCTCAAGGATTTTCTGCAGTTCTTCCGCTATATCCGTAACGGCGTGAACGCCAACTCGAAGGCTAAGAACCAGGTGGCCTTCGCCAAGATCGTGGCATTTAAGGTGCTCTACTTCTTCTCGATCTTGGTTGCCCCGACGCTCCTGTTCGGCATCCCGTTCTGGGAGGTTGTGCTTGGCTTCCTGCTGATGCACTTCGTGTCGGGTATTATTCTTTCCACGGTCTTCCAGCTGGCGCATACGGTGGAGGGCACGAGCCACCCGTTGCCTTCTGAGAGCGGCACTATCGAAAACGATTGGGCCATCCATCAGCTAAACACAACGGCTAATTTCTCGCGCAGGAGCAGGTTGCTTTCCTGGTACGTGGGCGGCCTGAACTTTCAGGTGGAGCACCATCTGTTTCCGCGCATCTCGCACGTGCATTACCCGGCCATCGCCGATATCGTGAAGGATACCGCCGCAGAATTTGGCATCCCGTACATCGAGAGCGAAACGCTGGTGCAGGCCGTAAGGTCGCATCTGGCCACGCTGCACCGCTTTGGCCGGCTGCAGCTGCCCCGCCTGAGCGAAGTGATGGCGTAA
- a CDS encoding GNAT family N-acetyltransferase produces MPETRIIPCSLADLYSLQDIAIRSYNDHYLYLWFDGGAWYVDRSFKEQTLREELSDPHAVFCLIYADEELVGFLKLNLHKAFENYPAEEALELERIYLTKAASGKGIGREVVKFTREVAAKCNKRVIWLKAMDSSRSVDFYEQNGFVKCGSYTLPFEQMKPEYRGMHVMKLEL; encoded by the coding sequence ATGCCTGAAACCCGCATCATTCCCTGCTCCCTTGCCGACCTTTATTCGTTGCAGGACATCGCCATCCGCTCCTACAACGACCATTACCTATACTTGTGGTTTGATGGCGGCGCCTGGTACGTAGACCGCAGTTTCAAGGAGCAAACCCTGCGCGAGGAGCTGTCCGACCCGCACGCGGTTTTCTGCCTGATCTATGCGGATGAAGAATTGGTAGGCTTCCTGAAACTTAATTTGCATAAGGCTTTTGAGAACTACCCGGCAGAGGAGGCGCTGGAGCTGGAGCGTATCTACCTGACCAAAGCAGCCTCGGGCAAGGGTATTGGCCGGGAGGTGGTAAAGTTTACCAGAGAGGTGGCTGCAAAGTGTAACAAGCGCGTTATCTGGCTCAAGGCGATGGACAGCAGCCGCTCCGTAGATTTTTACGAACAGAATGGCTTTGTGAAGTGTGGCTCGTATACGCTGCCTTTCGAGCAGATGAAGCCGGAGTACCGGGGCATGCATGTGATGAAGCTGGAACTGTAG
- a CDS encoding YpdA family putative bacillithiol disulfide reductase has protein sequence METTYDILIIGAGPIGLAAGLEAQREGLSYLIVERGCLVNSIYNYPLNMTFFSTSERLEIGGIPFTSLNAKPTRAEALEYYRRVADSAKLNINLFEEVQYLQPEADAYRIGTSKGRYLARKVVVALGFYGIPNLLHVPGEELPKVRHYYFDPHYYFRQKVVVVGANNSAADVALETWRKGADVTLVVRQPELGSIKYWTKPDLENRIKEGEIKAYFNTSITEIREREVDIQTPQGKVTLENDFVLAMTGYQPDFGFLEKIGIQLSQDEKRYPQYDPETMETNQRGVYLAGVVCGGMDTRVWFIENSREHAVKIVKHIKQVLQEEEV, from the coding sequence TTGGAAACAACCTACGACATACTCATTATCGGAGCCGGCCCGATCGGCCTAGCCGCCGGGTTGGAGGCGCAGCGGGAGGGGCTGAGTTACCTCATCGTGGAGAGGGGCTGCCTCGTCAATTCTATCTACAACTACCCGCTCAACATGACCTTTTTCTCCACCTCGGAGCGGCTGGAGATTGGCGGCATCCCGTTTACCTCACTTAATGCCAAACCAACGCGGGCTGAGGCGCTGGAGTACTACCGCCGCGTGGCCGACTCGGCTAAGCTGAACATAAACCTGTTTGAAGAGGTGCAGTACCTGCAGCCGGAGGCCGATGCCTACCGCATCGGCACCAGCAAAGGCCGTTATCTGGCCCGCAAAGTGGTAGTGGCGCTGGGCTTTTACGGCATCCCCAACCTGCTGCACGTGCCGGGAGAGGAGTTGCCGAAAGTGCGCCACTATTACTTCGACCCGCATTATTACTTCCGCCAGAAAGTGGTGGTGGTAGGAGCCAACAACTCCGCCGCCGATGTTGCCCTGGAAACCTGGCGCAAAGGTGCCGACGTGACGCTGGTGGTGCGCCAGCCGGAGCTTGGAAGTATAAAGTACTGGACCAAACCCGACCTGGAGAACCGCATCAAGGAAGGGGAGATAAAGGCGTACTTTAACACAAGTATAACTGAGATTCGGGAGCGTGAGGTGGATATACAAACGCCGCAGGGAAAGGTAACGCTGGAGAACGACTTTGTGCTGGCCATGACCGGCTATCAGCCCGACTTCGGCTTTCTGGAGAAGATTGGCATACAACTGAGCCAGGACGAGAAGCGCTACCCACAGTACGACCCGGAGACAATGGAAACGAACCAGCGCGGCGTATACCTGGCCGGCGTGGTGTGCGGCGGTATGGACACGCGTGTTTGGTTTATAGAGAACTCACGGGAGCATGCCGTAAAAATCGTCAAACACATAAAGCAGGTGCTGCAGGAGGAGGAAGTATAA
- a CDS encoding DEAD/DEAH box helicase — MTFENLNLIEPILRALKTEGYTTPTPIQAKSIPLILQKKDLLGCAQTGTGKTAAFSIPILQLLHEKQGSDKGQRRIKALILTPTRELALQIADSIDAYGKHTGLKHTVIFGGVPQKKQTDALRAGVDILVATPGRLLDLMAQKYVHLQHIELFVLDEADRMLDMGFVNDVKKVLKVLPEKKQSLFFSATMAPEIMKLADTILVDPAKVEVTPVSSTANTIQQSVYYVKGPDKRKLLLHLLKDEEMESVLVFTRTKRGADRVAKDIAKAGVTAEAIHGNKAQNARVRALDNFKSRRTRVLVATDIAARGIDVDDLSHVVNYELPNEPETYVHRIGRTGRAGASGIALSFCGADEVPYLASIQKLISKNVPVIDNHPFPLTAKDFAEAASTVKEQKKQGGRGGRGNWSNRPSGEGQRSAGSANANRPAGGPRNGGNRTSGNRNRTHQSS, encoded by the coding sequence ATGACATTCGAGAATCTTAACTTGATAGAGCCAATCCTTAGAGCTCTTAAAACAGAAGGATACACCACCCCAACACCCATCCAAGCCAAATCCATCCCGCTTATACTTCAGAAAAAAGACCTGCTAGGCTGTGCCCAGACGGGTACCGGTAAAACAGCGGCTTTCTCTATTCCTATTCTGCAGTTGCTGCACGAGAAGCAGGGAAGCGACAAGGGACAGCGCAGGATCAAAGCACTGATACTGACACCTACCCGCGAGCTGGCGCTTCAGATTGCAGATAGCATAGACGCGTACGGCAAGCATACGGGCCTGAAGCATACCGTTATTTTCGGTGGCGTGCCGCAGAAGAAGCAGACCGACGCCCTGCGCGCCGGCGTGGATATTCTGGTGGCCACCCCGGGCCGTCTGCTCGACCTGATGGCGCAGAAGTATGTGCACCTGCAGCATATTGAGCTGTTCGTGCTGGACGAGGCGGACCGCATGCTGGACATGGGATTTGTGAATGACGTGAAAAAGGTGCTGAAAGTGCTGCCGGAGAAAAAGCAATCGCTGTTTTTCTCGGCTACTATGGCCCCGGAGATCATGAAGCTGGCTGATACCATCCTGGTGGATCCCGCCAAGGTGGAGGTAACGCCGGTTTCGTCCACAGCCAATACCATTCAGCAGTCGGTATACTACGTGAAGGGCCCGGACAAGCGCAAGCTGTTGCTGCACCTGCTCAAGGACGAGGAGATGGAGAGCGTGCTGGTATTTACCCGCACCAAGCGTGGCGCTGACCGCGTAGCCAAGGATATTGCCAAGGCTGGCGTAACAGCAGAGGCTATCCACGGCAACAAAGCCCAGAACGCCCGTGTGCGTGCGCTGGATAACTTTAAGTCGCGCAGAACGCGTGTGCTGGTAGCCACTGATATTGCCGCCCGCGGTATCGACGTGGACGACCTGAGCCACGTGGTGAACTATGAGCTGCCCAACGAGCCTGAAACCTATGTACACCGCATTGGCCGTACGGGTAGGGCAGGGGCAAGCGGTATCGCGCTTTCGTTCTGTGGTGCCGATGAGGTTCCGTACCTGGCCAGCATCCAGAAACTGATCTCTAAGAACGTACCGGTAATCGACAACCACCCGTTCCCGCTCACAGCCAAAGATTTTGCCGAGGCAGCCAGCACTGTGAAGGAGCAAAAGAAGCAAGGCGGCAGAGGCGGACGCGGCAACTGGAGCAACAGGCCATCTGGTGAAGGCCAGCGCAGCGCAGGCAGCGCCAATGCCAACAGGCCAGCCGGCGGACCCCGCAACGGAGGCAACCGCACCAGTGGTAACCGAAACAGAACGCACCAGTCAAGCTAA
- a CDS encoding DMT family transporter, with product MNKQLQVHGALFLVALIYGSNYSIAKAVMPAYMGPFGLIVIRVVSAAIFFGIFTRLVTREKIVGWNDNLRAILCGVTGVAINQLCFFAGLNLTAPINAALLMVIVPVVVLVFSAILLRERISKRKVAGIALAFLGAFLLIYTSSSEHTTGNLWGDLLIILNATSFGLYLVLVKPLMQKYNAFTVVSRIFTVGAVIVLPFGWQQVLEPDYSSFPDSIWWSLVFMVIAVTIIAYLFNTWALRYANPSLVGAYIYLQPVLAIVIAIGVGRDVFTLEKALYALFIFAGVYLVSRTRQAVTEG from the coding sequence ATGAATAAGCAATTGCAGGTGCACGGGGCACTCTTCCTGGTGGCCCTGATCTACGGCAGCAACTATAGCATCGCCAAAGCGGTGATGCCCGCCTACATGGGGCCGTTCGGGCTGATCGTGATCCGGGTGGTGTCGGCGGCCATTTTCTTCGGGATATTTACGCGGCTTGTCACCAGGGAGAAGATCGTGGGATGGAACGATAACCTGCGGGCCATACTTTGCGGCGTAACGGGTGTGGCCATCAACCAGCTCTGCTTTTTTGCCGGCCTGAACCTAACGGCGCCCATCAACGCGGCCCTGCTCATGGTCATCGTGCCGGTGGTGGTGCTGGTGTTCTCGGCCATACTCTTGCGGGAGCGCATCAGCAAGCGCAAGGTAGCGGGTATTGCGCTGGCCTTTCTGGGTGCTTTCCTGCTGATCTATACTTCCAGCAGCGAACACACCACGGGCAACCTCTGGGGTGACCTGCTCATTATTCTCAACGCCACCTCGTTCGGTTTATACTTAGTGCTGGTGAAACCGCTGATGCAGAAGTATAATGCTTTTACCGTGGTGAGCCGCATCTTTACCGTGGGTGCTGTTATCGTGCTTCCGTTTGGCTGGCAGCAGGTGCTGGAGCCGGACTACAGCTCTTTTCCGGATTCCATCTGGTGGTCGTTAGTGTTTATGGTGATCGCCGTTACCATCATTGCCTACCTGTTCAACACCTGGGCGCTGCGCTATGCCAACCCTTCGCTGGTGGGGGCCTATATTTACCTGCAGCCGGTGCTGGCCATCGTGATCGCGATTGGCGTGGGAAGGGATGTTTTCACGCTGGAGAAAGCGTTATACGCCCTATTCATCTTCGCCGGGGTATACTTAGTGAGTCGTACAAGGCAGGCGGTGACGGAGGGCTAG
- a CDS encoding AI-2E family transporter, whose product MNGMPLTVRRSIEIMGLFFLGWFIVLAKGLLTPLLLAFFISIMLMPLYRFFTKYKLPDALAIIISILVMVVVFGLIIWFFSSQIGNLVSDFPVIQKNVTNHLNALSAWIGEHSPFSTTEQLDFIKEQSNKLLGFTGTILTGAAGSVTSLVVLLGLLPIYIFLIMFYKNLLLRFVFFWFPQEQHGRVEETLQEMQVIIKSYLFGLLIQVSYMTVLLGGILLIIGIKHALLIGLIFAFLNLIPYVGALLGNIIGVLLTLASSSELWPVFAVLGTITFVQFLDNNILMPRIVGSKVRLNALATIVGVIVGGEIAGVAGMFLSLPIIAVLKVVFDRTEQFKQWGVLFGDERPDRSPMEVPFLRGKSERVRKKLERENKVEPPHKS is encoded by the coding sequence ATGAACGGGATGCCCCTTACGGTGCGGCGGTCAATAGAAATAATGGGACTGTTCTTTCTGGGATGGTTTATTGTGCTGGCAAAGGGGCTGCTGACTCCACTGTTGCTGGCCTTCTTTATCAGCATCATGCTAATGCCGCTCTACCGCTTCTTCACAAAGTATAAACTGCCCGACGCGCTTGCCATTATAATCAGTATCCTGGTCATGGTGGTTGTGTTTGGCCTGATCATCTGGTTTTTCTCCTCCCAGATCGGAAACCTGGTATCCGATTTCCCGGTCATCCAGAAAAACGTGACCAACCACCTGAACGCCCTGAGCGCCTGGATCGGGGAGCACTCGCCCTTTTCCACCACCGAGCAGCTGGACTTTATAAAGGAGCAAAGCAACAAACTGTTGGGGTTCACGGGCACTATCCTGACCGGGGCCGCCGGGTCGGTTACCTCGCTGGTGGTGCTGCTGGGTTTGCTGCCTATCTATATCTTCCTGATCATGTTTTACAAGAACCTGCTGTTGCGCTTCGTCTTTTTCTGGTTCCCGCAGGAGCAGCACGGCAGGGTGGAGGAGACGCTGCAAGAGATGCAGGTGATCATCAAAAGCTACCTGTTCGGCCTGCTGATACAGGTGAGTTACATGACGGTGCTGCTGGGCGGTATCCTGCTCATCATCGGCATTAAACACGCGCTGCTCATCGGGCTGATCTTCGCCTTCCTTAACCTGATCCCCTACGTAGGGGCCTTGTTGGGCAACATTATCGGCGTGCTGCTGACCCTGGCCTCTTCGTCGGAGCTGTGGCCTGTATTTGCTGTGTTGGGCACCATCACGTTCGTGCAGTTCCTGGACAATAACATCCTGATGCCCCGCATCGTGGGCTCTAAGGTAAGGCTGAACGCGCTGGCAACCATTGTGGGCGTGATTGTGGGCGGGGAGATTGCGGGGGTAGCCGGCATGTTCCTGTCGTTGCCCATCATAGCCGTGCTCAAGGTAGTGTTCGACCGCACCGAGCAGTTCAAGCAGTGGGGCGTGCTGTTCGGCGACGAAAGACCTGATAGAAGCCCGATGGAGGTGCCTTTTTTACGAGGGAAAAGCGAGCGAGTCCGGAAGAAGCTGGAGCGGGAAAATAAAGTGGAGCCCCCCCACAAGAGCTAA
- a CDS encoding replication-associated recombination protein A codes for MNHPNIPLAERMRPHNLDQYYGQKHLVGPDGILRRYIEGGVIPSMILWGPPGVGKTTLANIIANQMKVPFVALSAINSGVKDIREVIDQAKKRQGTVLFIDEIHRFNKSQQDALLGAVEKGTVTLVGATTENPSFEVISALLSRCQVYILKHLTKDELIELVDKALAQDEWMKYRKVRVQEYEALLTISGGDARKLLNLLEIVAEGVKAEEVVVTNELVKQVAQQNIVMYDKSGEMHYDLVSAFIKSIRGSDPNAAVYWLARMIEGGEDPKFIARRLLIAASEDIGLANANALLMATNCFQAVQMIGYPEAEIILSQCTIYLATSPKSNASYKAIKTARALVQQTGNLPVPLHIRNAPTKLMKEIGYGNNYKYAHDYEGNFVAQEFMPQELSNTALYQPGKNGRENEMLKQLQAQWGKKYRY; via the coding sequence ATGAACCACCCGAACATACCCCTGGCCGAGCGCATGCGGCCCCACAACCTGGATCAGTATTACGGACAAAAGCACCTGGTAGGGCCTGACGGCATTCTACGCCGCTACATCGAGGGCGGCGTGATACCCAGTATGATTCTGTGGGGGCCTCCGGGCGTAGGCAAAACCACGCTGGCCAACATCATCGCCAACCAAATGAAAGTGCCTTTCGTGGCGCTGAGCGCGATCAACTCCGGTGTAAAGGACATACGTGAGGTAATTGACCAGGCCAAAAAGCGGCAGGGCACCGTGCTGTTCATCGACGAGATCCACCGGTTTAACAAGTCGCAGCAGGATGCCTTGCTGGGCGCTGTGGAGAAGGGCACCGTAACCCTGGTGGGCGCCACCACCGAGAACCCTTCCTTTGAGGTGATCTCGGCCTTGCTGTCGCGCTGCCAGGTATACATCCTCAAGCACCTGACAAAGGATGAGCTGATAGAACTGGTGGACAAGGCGCTGGCGCAGGACGAGTGGATGAAGTACCGCAAGGTGCGGGTGCAGGAGTATGAGGCCCTGCTGACAATATCCGGCGGCGATGCCCGCAAACTGCTGAACCTGCTCGAGATCGTGGCCGAAGGGGTGAAGGCGGAGGAAGTGGTGGTGACAAACGAGCTGGTGAAGCAGGTGGCGCAGCAGAACATCGTGATGTATGACAAGTCCGGTGAGATGCACTACGACCTGGTTTCGGCCTTCATCAAATCCATTCGGGGTTCCGACCCCAACGCTGCGGTTTACTGGCTGGCGCGCATGATCGAGGGCGGCGAGGACCCGAAGTTCATTGCCCGCAGGTTGCTTATAGCCGCTTCTGAGGACATTGGCCTTGCTAATGCTAACGCCTTGCTGATGGCGACCAACTGTTTCCAGGCGGTGCAGATGATCGGTTATCCGGAAGCAGAGATCATACTTTCGCAGTGCACGATCTACCTGGCTACATCGCCCAAAAGCAACGCCTCGTACAAGGCCATCAAAACGGCGCGGGCGCTGGTGCAGCAAACCGGAAATTTGCCTGTGCCGCTGCACATCCGCAACGCGCCGACCAAATTGATGAAGGAGATCGGCTACGGCAATAACTACAAATATGCTCACGACTACGAGGGGAACTTTGTGGCCCAGGAGTTTATGCCGCAGGAGCTGAGCAACACCGCGCTCTACCAACCCGGGAAGAACGGCCGCGAGAACGAGATGCTGAAGCAGCTGCAGGCGCAGTGGGGGAAGAAATATCGGTATTAG
- the sppA gene encoding signal peptide peptidase SppA: protein MLNFLKYVLATFVGLLIFFFISVLLLIGIAASTASEDEVKVADNSVLELKLNRPITERDPKDPFSEIGFSFGGFSSTDGLDQIKASIRRAKNDDKIEGIFLNMTFVDAGMGKLEEIRNELIDFKESGKFIVSYTDLSTEKAYYLASVADKIYLNPMGTIEFNGMSSELYFVKRMLDKLHIEAQVFKVGTYKSAVEMFFLEKASEANREQVTSFLNSINNYQLNQISKSRGVTAEELKNVQDNLLVRDPEDAKKHKLITDIGYYDEAITYIKDQLGLEEQDKLEMVQLAKYKKVKDKDISTSKNRIALIYAEGDIVDGEGDEDNIGGHRFAEAIRDARLDEDVKAVVLRISSPGGSALASDVIWREVQLTKKVKPVIASMSDVAASGGYYIAMGADTIVAHPNTITGSIGVFGVVPNMEGFLGDKLGITVDHVSTGKFSDMPTVTRPMTAQEKEIMQRQIDQIYEVFTGKAAQGRNMTQDQLKEYASGRVWSGAEAMERKLVDVYGGLDEALAIAAKKAGVADDYRLKELPARKTFFDELLGGMGAKAKEQAIKAEMGELYPYYKLYKKASTIVGAQARMPYEMIIE, encoded by the coding sequence ATGCTAAATTTCCTGAAATATGTGTTGGCCACCTTTGTAGGCTTGCTCATATTCTTCTTTATCAGCGTCCTGTTGCTGATCGGCATTGCCGCCAGCACAGCCTCTGAAGACGAGGTGAAGGTTGCTGATAACTCCGTGCTCGAGCTTAAACTGAACAGGCCCATCACCGAGCGCGACCCTAAAGACCCTTTTTCTGAGATCGGCTTCTCGTTTGGCGGGTTCTCCAGCACCGATGGCCTCGACCAGATCAAAGCCTCTATCCGCCGCGCCAAGAACGATGACAAGATCGAGGGCATTTTCCTGAACATGACCTTTGTGGATGCCGGGATGGGCAAGCTGGAGGAGATCCGCAACGAACTGATCGACTTCAAGGAGTCCGGCAAGTTCATTGTTTCCTACACCGACCTCTCTACCGAGAAAGCTTACTACCTGGCCTCTGTGGCCGATAAGATCTACCTGAACCCGATGGGCACCATTGAGTTTAATGGCATGAGCTCGGAGCTATACTTTGTAAAGCGTATGCTGGATAAGCTCCACATCGAGGCGCAGGTATTTAAGGTGGGAACCTACAAGAGCGCCGTAGAGATGTTCTTCCTGGAGAAGGCCAGCGAGGCCAACCGCGAGCAGGTAACCTCTTTCCTGAACTCCATCAACAACTACCAGCTGAACCAGATCTCCAAGTCGCGCGGCGTTACGGCCGAGGAGCTCAAGAACGTGCAGGACAACCTGCTGGTGCGCGACCCCGAGGACGCTAAAAAGCATAAGCTCATCACCGACATCGGTTACTACGACGAGGCCATCACCTACATAAAAGACCAGCTTGGGCTGGAGGAGCAGGACAAGTTGGAGATGGTGCAGCTGGCCAAGTATAAAAAGGTAAAAGACAAGGACATCAGCACGTCTAAAAACCGCATTGCACTTATCTACGCCGAAGGCGATATCGTGGATGGGGAAGGGGACGAAGACAACATTGGCGGCCACCGCTTTGCCGAGGCCATCCGCGACGCCCGACTCGACGAGGATGTGAAGGCCGTTGTGCTGCGCATCAGCTCCCCGGGTGGCAGCGCCTTGGCCTCTGATGTGATCTGGCGCGAGGTACAGCTCACCAAGAAGGTAAAGCCGGTAATTGCCTCTATGTCTGATGTGGCGGCCTCTGGCGGCTACTACATTGCCATGGGCGCCGATACGATTGTAGCGCACCCGAACACCATTACCGGCAGCATTGGCGTGTTTGGCGTGGTGCCGAACATGGAAGGCTTCCTGGGCGATAAGCTGGGCATTACTGTGGACCATGTAAGCACCGGCAAATTCTCTGACATGCCTACCGTTACCCGCCCGATGACGGCACAGGAAAAAGAGATCATGCAGCGCCAGATCGACCAGATCTACGAGGTCTTTACAGGCAAGGCCGCGCAGGGCCGCAACATGACGCAGGACCAGCTGAAGGAATATGCCTCGGGCCGCGTTTGGTCAGGTGCAGAGGCCATGGAGCGCAAGCTGGTGGATGTGTACGGCGGGCTGGATGAGGCCCTCGCCATTGCCGCCAAAAAGGCTGGCGTAGCCGATGATTACCGTCTGAAGGAACTCCCTGCCCGCAAAACGTTCTTTGACGAGTTGCTGGGAGGTATGGGTGCCAAGGCGAAAGAGCAGGCCATAAAGGCCGAGATGGGGGAGCTTTACCCCTACTACAAACTCTACAAAAAAGCCTCTACGATTGTGGGCGCCCAGGCACGCATGCCTTATGAGATGATTATAGAGTAA
- a CDS encoding purine-nucleoside phosphorylase — protein sequence MMEQLQESTEHIKRQIGDFEPEFGIILGTGLGALVNELEIAHAIDYAAIPNFPVSTVESHSGKLIFGHLAERRVVVMQGRFHYYEGYSMEQVVFPVRVMKLMGVRKLFVSNAAGGLNPAFNTSDLMVITDHINLQPSNPLIGKNIDELGPRFPDMSDVYDEHMIREAMVIAEDAGFTLQEGVYASVPGPMLETPAEYRYITIIGADAVGMSTVPEVIAARHMGMQVFAISAITDMGTPDRIKKVVLSDILEAAAIAEPRMALIIRELVRRA from the coding sequence ATGATGGAGCAATTACAGGAATCAACAGAACATATAAAAAGACAGATCGGCGACTTCGAGCCTGAATTCGGCATTATACTTGGCACCGGCCTCGGCGCGCTGGTAAATGAGCTGGAGATAGCGCATGCCATCGATTATGCAGCTATCCCGAATTTCCCGGTATCTACGGTGGAGAGCCACTCCGGCAAGCTGATTTTCGGGCACCTGGCCGAGCGCCGCGTGGTGGTGATGCAGGGCCGCTTCCATTACTACGAAGGCTACAGTATGGAGCAGGTGGTGTTTCCGGTGCGCGTGATGAAGTTGATGGGTGTACGGAAGCTGTTCGTGTCGAACGCCGCCGGCGGCCTGAACCCGGCCTTCAACACCTCCGACCTAATGGTGATCACCGACCATATCAACCTGCAGCCAAGCAACCCGCTGATCGGCAAGAATATAGACGAGCTGGGGCCGCGCTTCCCCGACATGAGCGATGTGTACGATGAGCACATGATACGCGAGGCGATGGTGATTGCCGAAGACGCCGGCTTCACATTGCAGGAAGGGGTTTACGCCAGCGTGCCCGGCCCCATGCTGGAGACACCCGCAGAGTACCGTTACATCACCATCATCGGTGCTGATGCCGTGGGCATGTCCACGGTGCCGGAAGTGATTGCGGCCCGCCATATGGGCATGCAGGTGTTCGCCATTTCTGCGATCACGGACATGGGCACCCCGGACCGCATCAAGAAAGTAGTGTTGTCAGATATTCTGGAGGCGGCTGCCATTGCAGAGCCACGCATGGCGCTGATCATCCGGGAGCTGGTGCGCCGCGCCTAG
- a CDS encoding CPBP family glutamic-type intramembrane protease has product MKTPVFFFTEASPYAAPPSVQDTLRKLWAFALQPKPLKQEHNLLETKLPLILQLALIETVLQTVLFISLALVCSAVGVPYRPTSLIEVFPTNIPFFPLFVVAVLLAPVTEEMVFRLPLVYARSFVVVAALAFMISFGPVVARAAGAPVWLMATVALLLVILLGWYLSSRKWQANMYLLWKRRFGLVFYTSTVLFGLLHLLNYQGISLPPVLLLLLLLPKFIGGVFLGYTRLRLGMGWAVGLHMFHNLIVLLLLYGYTVGV; this is encoded by the coding sequence ATGAAAACACCTGTCTTCTTCTTTACAGAGGCATCGCCCTATGCAGCGCCTCCCTCGGTACAGGACACGCTGAGGAAGCTATGGGCATTTGCGCTGCAGCCGAAGCCCCTGAAACAAGAGCATAACCTACTGGAAACCAAGCTCCCGCTCATCCTGCAGTTAGCTCTGATCGAGACGGTACTGCAGACGGTGCTGTTTATTTCCCTGGCGTTGGTATGTAGTGCGGTGGGGGTGCCATACCGCCCCACGAGCCTCATAGAGGTGTTTCCCACTAACATCCCTTTCTTCCCGCTATTTGTGGTGGCTGTGCTGCTGGCCCCAGTTACCGAGGAAATGGTTTTCCGGCTGCCGCTGGTATACGCGCGTAGTTTTGTCGTAGTGGCTGCGCTGGCCTTTATGATTAGCTTCGGGCCGGTTGTGGCACGAGCGGCGGGGGCGCCTGTCTGGCTGATGGCAACTGTTGCTTTGCTGCTGGTTATACTTTTAGGCTGGTACCTGTCGTCCAGGAAATGGCAGGCAAATATGTACCTGCTTTGGAAGCGGCGTTTCGGATTGGTATTTTATACTTCCACGGTTCTTTTCGGGCTCCTGCACCTGCTCAACTACCAAGGCATCAGTTTACCGCCGGTGCTGCTCCTGCTGTTGCTGCTGCCAAAGTTTATAGGGGGCGTTTTTCTGGGATACACGCGCCTCCGCCTGGGCATGGGTTGGGCCGTAGGGCTGCACATGTTCCACAACCTGATAGTGCTGCTTCTGCTGTACGGCTACACGGTAGGGGTGTAA